In the Colletotrichum lupini chromosome 1, complete sequence genome, one interval contains:
- a CDS encoding alkylated DNA repair protein AlkB encodes MTAEIVELDAHEQPSEAMRAQWKGYSRADQKELINGDSLDDTRSPEQAGKFSQAGKISVEQLAAAFSHLGPHAVDTSLLKEVPILYHPLLPGLLIVPDLVPPKVQKTLLSLMINRDLSVPTHQTNLHLHYDLPYPKAQDGSAESFFSYPPEPTPIFTPKDPSVHKPLSIKQVMERRLHWVTLGGQYDWTNRIYPEERPPQFPSDIANFLETVFPETLAQAAIVNFYTPGDTMMMHRDVSEETDKGLVSLSFGCDGLFMIAPNEPDKISDEARATGKEYLLLRIRSGDAIYMTKGSRFAWHGVPKVMKGTCPDYLADWPAEDGKYEEWKGWMQNKRINLNVRQMRD; translated from the exons ATGACGGCTGAAATTGTCGAGCTCGACGCTCATGAGCAGCCCTCGGAGGCGATGCGGGCACAGTGGAAGGGATACTCCAGAGCAGACCAAAAAGAACTCATAAATGGAGATTCTCTCGATGATACGAGATCTCCAGAACAAGCCGGGAAATTCTCACAGGCTGGCAAGATTTCCGTTGAGCAGCTGGCCGCTGCTTTCTCACACTTGGGCCCGCATGCCGTCGATACCTCGTTACTCAAAGAAGTTCCCATCTTATATCACCCACTTCTGCCAG GCCTTCTCATAGTACCGGATTTGGTTCCTCCAAAAGTACAAAAGACCCTGCTCTCATTGATGATCAACCGAGATCTCAGCGTCCCAACACACCAAACCAATCTTCACCTGCACTATGACCTGCCCTACCCAAAGGCCCAAGACGGGTCCGCCGAATCCTTCTTCTCATACCCGCCCGAGCCAACACCCATATTCACCCCCAAGGACCCCTCCGTCCACAAGCCCTTATCCATCAAGCAGGTCATGGAGCGCCGTCTTCACTGGGTCACGCTAGGCGGCCAGTACGACTGGACGAACCGCATCTACCCAGAAGAGCGCCCGCCGCAGTTCCCGTCCGACATTGCCAACTTTCTCGAGACCGTCTTCCCCGAGACCCTGGCCCAGGCCGCCATCGTCAACTTCTACACGCCCGGTGACACGATGATGATGCACCGCGACGTCAGCGAGGAGACGGACAAGGGTCTCGTCAGCCTGAGCTTCGGCTGCGACGGCCTCTTCATGATTGCGCCCAACGAGCCGGACAAGATCTCGGACGAGGCGAGGGCGACGGGGAAGGAGTACCTGCTTCTCCGCATCCGCTCCGGCGACGCCATCTACATGACCAAGGGCTCACGGTTTGCGTGGCACGGCGTGCCCAAGGTCATGAAGGGTACTTGCCCTGATTACTTGGCTGACTGGCCGGCAGAAGATGGAAAGTACGAAGAGTGGAAGGGCTGGATGCAGAACAAGAGGATCAACCTCAACGTAAGACAGATGAGGGACTGA
- a CDS encoding cell division control protein 2, protein MENYQKLEKIGEGTYGVVYKARDLLNGGRIVALKKIRLEAEDEGVPSTAIREISLLKEMRDPTIVRLFNIVHADGHKLYLVFEFLDLDLKKYMESLPVNDGGRGKALPEGSSEYLGRLGLGQNVIQKFMWQLCDGVRYCHSHRILHRDLKPQNLLIDRDGNLKLADFGLARAFGVPLRTYTHEVVTLWYRAPEILLGGRQYSTGVDMWSVGCIFAEMCTRKPLFPGDSEIDEIFKIFRSLGTPTEDVWPGVTSYPDFKSSFPKWIRDESLPLCTNLDAEGLELLEMMLVYDPASRISAKAACNHPYFETYPDQHSGQTIRSGGRINGHYGN, encoded by the exons ATGGAGAACTACCAGAAGCTCGAGAAGATCGGTGAAG GTACCTACGGTGTCGTCTACAAGGCCCGAGACCTTCTCAATGGCGGTCGTATCGTGGCGCTGAAGAAGATTCGCTTGGAGGCCGAGGACGAGGGCGTCCCCTCCACCGCCATCCGCGAGATCTCCCTCCTCAAGGAGATGCGCGACCCCACCATCGTGCGCCTCTTCAACATTGTCCATGCCGATGGCCACAAGCTCTACCTCGTCTTCGAGTTCCTCGATCTCGACCTCAAGAAGTACATGGAGTCTCTCCCCGTCAACGATGGTGGTCGTGGCAAGGCCCTTCCCGAGGGCAGCTCCGAGTACCTTGGCCGCCTCGGCCTGGGCCAGAACGTCATCCAGAAGTTCATGTGGCAGCTCTGCGACGGCGTTCGCTACTGTCACTCCCACCGCATCCTTCATCGTGATCTCAAGCCCCAGAACCTGTTGATCGATAGAGACGGCAACCTGAAGCTGGCGGATTTCGGTCTCGCGCGCGCCTTCGGTGTCCCTCTGCGCACTTACACCCACGAGGTCGTCACCCTGTGGTATCGTGCCCCGGAGATTCTTCTAGGTGGACGCCAGTACTCCACCGGCGTCGACATGTGGTCCGTTGGCTGCATCTTTGCCGAGATGTGCACCCGCAAGCCTCTCTTCCCCGGCGACTCCGAGATTGACGAGATCTTCAAGATCTTCCG CTCGCTCGGAACGCCGACCGAGGATGTCTGGCCCGGTGTCACGTCCTACCCTGACTTCAAGAGCTCCTTCCCTAAGTGGATCCGCGACGAGTCTCTGCCGCTTTGCACGAACCTTGATGCAGAGGGTCTTGAGCTTCTCGAGATGATGCTGGTGTATGACCCCGCTAGCCGCATCTCGGCCAAGGCCGCCTGCAACCACCCGTACTTTGAGACCTACCCCGACCAGCACTCTGGCCAGACCATCAGAAGCGGCGGCCGCATCAACGGACACTACGGCAACTAG
- a CDS encoding cyclin yields MESRSHLSLAELNAAALDHFVYQPVSKSMISYLAGAAYNVISCDSALMPPASAEAQRQQQLPPTPPRTPEPRAVRTEDADLPTLEAFITQLVVSSNVQVPTLMSTLVYLTRLKSRLQPMARGLRCTTHRIFLAALILTAKYLNDSSPKNKHWATYSHVNNDFSNFGFSRTEVNLMEKQLLFLLDWELRISEEDLYRELDPFLAPIRAEIEAKHARRIARRRKQEEEMRRRHEEMMYNTYPSPPSSRASSRSRLESPDHARTYSGSSITPPGLCYSSSYGSSVSSYAPSVASSRSQSRATTPLDNPADEPYMYVPNGSLYESPVEVHIEQPASTLPKRKPLLPYEISTEELRDMQDGTKAKRARMGRGMWGRVFGGAVTVR; encoded by the coding sequence ATGGAGTCACGGTCACATCTCAGCTTGGCCGAGCTCAAcgccgccgccctcgacCACTTTGTCTACCAACCCGTCAGCAAGTCCATGATCTCGTACTTGGCCGGTGCCGCCTACAATGTCATCTCATGCGACAGTGCTCTGATGCCTCCCGCTTCCGCAGAGGCCCAACGTCAACAGCAGCTTCCCCCGACGCCACCCAGGACACCCGAGCCCCGCGCCGTTCGCACCGAAGACGCCGATTTGCCTACCCTCGAGGCCTTCATTACACAACTCGTTGTTTCCTCCAACGTCCAGGTCCCTACTCTGATGTCTACCCTGGTCTACCTCACCAGACTCAAGTCCCGCCTCCAGCCCATGGCCCGCGGTCTGCGATGCACAACACACCGCATCTTCCTTGCTGCCCTCATCCTGACCGCCAAGTATCTCAACGACAGCTCACCCAAGAACAAGCACTGGGCCACCTACAGCCACGTCAACAACGATTTCTCCAACTTTGGCTTCAGCAGAACGGAAGTCAATCTGATGGAGAAGCAgcttctcttcctcctcgaCTGGGAGCTCAGGATCTCTGAGGAGGATCTCTACCGCGAGCTTGACCCCTTCCTGGCTCCTATCCGCGCCGAGATCGAGGCCAAGCATGCCCGCCGCATCGCACGCCGCCGCAAGCAAGAGGAGGAGATGCGCCGCAGACACGAGGAGATGATGTACAACACCTACCCCAGCCCCCCGTCATCGCGTGCGAGCTCCCGCTCCCGCCTGGAATCGCCCGACCACGCCCGCACGTACAGCGGATCTTCCATCACCCCTCCCGGTCTGTGCTACAGCAGCAGCTATGGCAGCTCCGTCAGCTCCTACGCTCCTTCAGTGGCATCGAGCCGGTCTCAATCGCGTGCCACCACGCCTCTCGACAACCCCGCCGACGAGCCGTACATGTACGTTCCCAACGGTAGCTTGTACGAGTCGCCAGTGGAGGTGCACATTGAGCAGCCTGCATCAACGCTTCCGAAGCGCAAGCCTCTTTTGCCCTACGAAATCAGCACCGAGGAGCTCCGCGACATGCAAGATGGCACAAAGGCCAAGAGAGCCCGCATGGGCCGCGGGATGTGGGGCCGCGTCTTCGGCGGCGCCGTGACTGTGCGGTAA